In Pirellulales bacterium, the DNA window GAAGTATCAATCGGCGGCCGAGGTTTCGCAGGCCTTCGAGAAGACGCGGCAAGACCAGCTCAGTTCTCGCAAGGCAAATACAGAACTGCGCCGTTTCGAGCAGCAGGGCCGTCCTTCGGCCGGGCAGATCGCTTCTTCTTCGCCTGGCGGCAATCAACGATCTCGGAGTGGCTTTGCGCAAGCGCGCGATTATTACCCGCAAACGGGTAGTAGCATTACCTATTCCGTCATCCCGGCCATGCCGATGATGACCACCGGTGGTTGGGCCATGTTTGGCGGCGGCGTGGCGATCTCGATCCAACGCAATCGCTAATCGGCGGCGCTCTGCCGCTTTGATGGCGTCGAGGCGAATGTCTTTGCGCCTCAGAAATGAAGCGGCACGACCCGCTCCAACCCCAAGTCGGTGAGATCGTGGTCAGTCTGCCGTGACTGTCCAGAATTCAATTCCGCGCACGAAAAAGGGCCGTCAGGTGGGGCAGGAACCTGACGACCCCGCATGTCGCGCCGAAGCGCAACGGATCAAATGTAACCGAGAGAAACGCCAAGTCAATCGTCATGACAGCCGATTCTTGGCCGTGGCGACCACTATCGCGACCGAGGGCCGATGCAGTACAGCCATTCCTGCCGCGCGTCGCCAGTTCCATGTGCAACACGCATAAATATCTGGCCGCCGCAGAATACCGGGGTGGCGTAAACGTCTTCCCCCAATTTGTTTTCGCCAAGCAGTTGGAAGCTGTCAGGGCTGGCTTTGAATATGGACGTCTTGCCCTCCTGATCCGTCGCGAACAGCAGTTCGCCGACCAGCACGGGCGACGTGTTGAATGTGCCGCCCATTCGAGATTTCCACAGCTCTTCACCGGTGCTCGATTTCCAGCAATAAGCAATGCCGCCATCGGTAACGGTGTAGAGAAAGCCATTGTGAACGATCATCGACGGTACATATGTCTGTGTAGAGTTTTCCCAGACAACTTCGCCCGAACCGTCTGCCCGTACCGCAACGGTCAGTTTTTTGGGATAGCCGCCGCTGGCAAACACGAGTTGGCCGTCGCTGACGATCGAACCCACGCATTCCGTCGTAGAGCCCTCGATCTCCCACAGTTGCTTGCCGGTGAGGGGATCGAAGCTCGCGACGTGGTCGCAGCCGGCCAACAATAATTGGTCTCGTCCGCCGACCGACAAAACGACCGGCGAAGTGTAGTTCGGCTGCTTGGGCCGATCCTGTTTCCACAAGATTCTGCCGCTCTGGCGATCTAGTGCCGCCACGACCCCGCCAGCCTTGTTGTCGGTCGAGACAAGAACCATCGAACGATAAATCGCGGGGGACGAGCCAAACCCTTGATGCGTCACAAAGTCCGAAACTCTGATCTGCCACGCCTGCCGGCCGTCGAGGTCGAGCGCGGTGGTATACACGCCTCCGTCATGCACGAAATTGGCGAATACCCGCTCGCCATCGCAGGCGACCGTCGCCGAAGCTTGTGAGCTCTTCTTGTGGCCATGGTGATCCATGCCGGCGGAGTGGACGTCGACCTTCCACATCGTACGGCCGCTCGCGCGTTCGTAGCACAGTACGGATTGCACTTCCTGCGTTTCGTCGGCTGTGGCCAAGAAAATACGATCGCCACAAACAGTCGGCGAAGCGTGTCCGCGGCCGGGGACTTTCGCCTTCCATAGTACGTTTTCGTCGTCGCTCCACCGCAACGGAGGCTGTTCGTCTGCTGCGGCGACACCGTCGCGCGTGGGGCCACGCCACCACGGCCAGTTCGCCTGCACTGGCGCCACGCCAGCCGGCTTAAGTTCGACTGCGGACGTCTCCGCAAGTATGCCGCCCAGGCAGCAGACGATCACCATCGCCGCGATCACCCCTCGCTGGACCGCAATGGCATCGTGTCGCGCCGTGGGAACTCGATGATACGAAGGATTGGCATTCATGATTCGTCAGGCGCGAAAAGTTTAAGAGTGCGCTTGCCAGTGTGCCACGACGCCGAGGTCAAAAGTCTTCCTCGAATTCTCCTTCCGCCGCCTCGCCTAGATCGGCGTCATCGCCGTCGGCATTGTCGTCGAATTCGTCGATGTCTTGCTCGAACTCGTCGTCGAGTTCTTCCTCGAAGTCATCGTCAAAATCGTCGTCGAAATCGTCGTCGTCGATCTCCTCGTCCTCGGCTTCTCCGGCAGGTTCTTCTGGCAAGGCTTCGTCGGCGACGATCCAAGGTAATTCCCACTCCAGCGCGCGTGGCCCTACGAAGTGCTGCGGTCGTTCTTGGATTGGGGCGTACATGGTCATGGTGCCTGTAAGAGGAACAGTTAGTGCGGGCCGGCAAACTTCGCAGACGAAATCGTCGTCTGCCGACGCTGCTCTGATCGTCCGGAGGGAAACCAGGAAGGCTATACGTTCGTGCGCGCGAGAACAAGGGGCCAACGTCCCCTGGCCAGGACCAAACCTTGACCTGACAGTAAAAAACTAGAGCCTTCTCAGGTGGTTTGTCAAGCGCGCCATCGCCGCGATATTTCCCGCCGACCCAGTCCACACCATAGGCCGCCGCGACCCGTAATCTGGGGCTTCATTTTGTGCGGCAGTGTGGCACGGGACGAGGTCTGCGGAAGCAGCGCACCAGCGCCAGCACCGGCCAGGGGCACCAATCGCCCTGCTCCGTACGGACCGCTAAGGTCCACTAGATCGGACCGAAAAGACGGCGCTAGCCAGGCCCCCGCGAGACACAGGCGGGGCCGCCGCGATGCCGGCAGCCCCGCCTCAGCACGGGGGTGAGAAAGCCTAGCCGCACGCCCACCGGTCTAACGGCAGGCGGCATCGCAAACATAGGTCGAGGTCAAGGTCAGGTCAAATTTCGCGAGCAAAGAACTTCTTTCCACTGCGCAGGGAGTACATCCGGCGGCGCGCAGCTGCTCTTGCCACAACGTGCAACTGGCCAGTGAGAAACGCCCGCTCTATATTGGCGGGCGTCGTCCGCAGGTCAACCAAGCTGCCGACGACATACCACCAGCTGGGCGATTCGCGGGCCTTTTGTTCGCGCGGGCCTCGTTGATGCCGCCGGGAGCAAGCGCGCAATGTCGCAGAAGATCCATCTGAAAGAGTACATCCGGTCAATTCACGACTTTCCAAAGCCGGGAATCGTATTTCGCGACATCACGCCGCTTTTGGGCGACGCCACGGCCTTCGGTGAAACCATCCGGCAATTGGCCGATCATTACCAAGGCCAGGCCATCGATGTGGTGGCCGCAGCCGAGGCACGGGGCTTCATTTTCGCGGCGCCGCTGGCGATCGCACTCGGAGTCGGATTCGTGCCGGTGCGCAAGCCCGGCAAGTTGCCATTTTCGACGCACGCCTTTCACTACGAGTTGGAATATCGGAGCGATACCCTGGAGATCCACAGCGACGGCATCGCCCCTGGGCAACGCGTGCTGCTAGTCGACGATCTCTTGGCCACCGGCGGTACGATGGAAGCCTGCTGTCGCTTGATTGAACAGGCGGGGGGAACTGTGGCTGGCTGCGCGTTTGTGATTGAATTGCAGGAACTCGGCGGGGCCGCACGTTTCAAAGACTACAACGTCTTCAGCTTGATGACGTATTCGTAGCAGGGGTCTGCAGCGATTTGCGCTGACGAGCCAGCGCGCAGGCCAACGCCAAAATACCGCGTCGCGCCCCCTGGCGCCGATCATGCGACGTTAACGGTTGACGCCGATGAAGAAGCTGAACAGCTGCAGCCGGTCGCCCGGGGCATGATGGATGGGCGCCGCAAAGTCTAGTGCGATCGGCGCTGGCCCCATCGCCGGGATCGTGACACGCAAGCCCACGCCCGGAGAGATACGGAAATCTTGCCCGGTCATTTCGATATTTGGTTCGACGGTACCGAAGTCGCAGAACGTTACGCCGCGGAGCATGTCGTCACCCGTGATGGGGAACATGTATTCCACGGTATTGATGAATTCGAAGTGACCGCCGACTTGCACGTTCTCTTGCAAGGGCGAAGCCCCGCGAAAGTAAAAACCGCGCAATGTCGTGTAACCGCCGGCAAAGTAGTTTTCATAGATCGGCGTGTTCGAGCCGGTGAAACCGGTGGTGTTGCTCAGGGTCAGCGTGTGCCGGCCCGACGTGTCTGGTCGCTCGTGCAACAAGAAATGCTGCGAAACGTCGATCGTCGCCCGGGGGAACGTATAACTGCCAAAGGCCTGCTCCAGGCTCAGATTCAGGCGATGCCCTTGGGTGGGCAAAAACGAACTGTCGCGCGTGTCATGGATTACTTGCCATTGGCCAATGAACAGCGCGTTGTTACCCAACACCTGCTCCAACGGCGGAGGCGTGGGAATTGTTGGTGCGGAAATGTTCACGTTCTCGCCGCGGAACGAGACCACCGTGGACAAGTTCGGATCAAACAGGAACTGGTAGCCCAGGCTGACGCGGGCACCCAGGCGTCTTTCAGTCCAGTCCTGGTAGATACGCGTAAAGTAAGAACCGTTCAGCCCGAAGCTGATCGGCGTGTCGAACAAGTACGGATTGTGGAAGTTGATTGAGTATTGTTGATAGACCGTACCGGGAGATGCCTGGATGCGGAACTGCTGCCCCCC includes these proteins:
- a CDS encoding PQQ-binding-like beta-propeller repeat protein — encoded protein: MNANPSYHRVPTARHDAIAVQRGVIAAMVIVCCLGGILAETSAVELKPAGVAPVQANWPWWRGPTRDGVAAADEQPPLRWSDDENVLWKAKVPGRGHASPTVCGDRIFLATADETQEVQSVLCYERASGRTMWKVDVHSAGMDHHGHKKSSQASATVACDGERVFANFVHDGGVYTTALDLDGRQAWQIRVSDFVTHQGFGSSPAIYRSMVLVSTDNKAGGVVAALDRQSGRILWKQDRPKQPNYTSPVVLSVGGRDQLLLAGCDHVASFDPLTGKQLWEIEGSTTECVGSIVSDGQLVFASGGYPKKLTVAVRADGSGEVVWENSTQTYVPSMIVHNGFLYTVTDGGIAYCWKSSTGEELWKSRMGGTFNTSPVLVGELLFATDQEGKTSIFKASPDSFQLLGENKLGEDVYATPVFCGGQIFMRVAHGTGDARQEWLYCIGPRSR
- a CDS encoding adenine phosphoribosyltransferase yields the protein MSQKIHLKEYIRSIHDFPKPGIVFRDITPLLGDATAFGETIRQLADHYQGQAIDVVAAAEARGFIFAAPLAIALGVGFVPVRKPGKLPFSTHAFHYELEYRSDTLEIHSDGIAPGQRVLLVDDLLATGGTMEACCRLIEQAGGTVAGCAFVIELQELGGAARFKDYNVFSLMTYS